One Pseudonocardia sediminis DNA window includes the following coding sequences:
- a CDS encoding YggS family pyridoxal phosphate-dependent enzyme, with amino-acid sequence MNDHTDRSAELARNLAAVRERIDAACAAAGRDAASVSLLAVTKTVPASDVAALLDLGVTALGENRAQEAATKAGEVAELRPEASPRWHFVGGLQRNKVKMVLPWVTRVESVDSPRLARALDRAATAAVEDGSRTGPLPVLLQYSVDGDPERGGVADDGLMELADLVGGLPGLELQGLMAVAPLGSEPDGAFGAIAGAAQRLRAGHPGATEMSAGMSGDLETAVGHGSTVVRVGTALVGDRRIASQ; translated from the coding sequence ATGAACGATCACACCGACCGATCGGCCGAGCTGGCACGGAACCTGGCCGCCGTGCGCGAGCGGATCGACGCCGCGTGTGCCGCCGCCGGGCGGGACGCCGCGTCGGTGTCCCTGCTGGCGGTGACGAAGACCGTCCCCGCCTCCGACGTCGCGGCGCTGCTCGACCTCGGCGTCACCGCGCTCGGCGAGAACCGGGCCCAGGAGGCCGCGACGAAGGCCGGAGAGGTCGCCGAACTGCGTCCGGAGGCGTCGCCGCGCTGGCATTTCGTCGGCGGACTGCAGCGGAACAAGGTCAAGATGGTGCTCCCGTGGGTGACACGCGTGGAGTCGGTCGACTCGCCCCGTCTGGCCCGCGCCCTGGACCGGGCGGCCACCGCGGCCGTCGAGGACGGCTCCCGGACCGGCCCGCTGCCGGTGCTGCTGCAGTACAGCGTCGACGGCGACCCCGAGCGCGGCGGCGTGGCCGACGACGGGCTGATGGAGCTCGCGGACCTGGTGGGAGGCCTGCCGGGCCTCGAACTGCAGGGCCTGATGGCCGTCGCGCCGCTCGGTTCCGAGCCGGACGGCGCGTTCGGTGCGATCGCCGGTGCGGCACAACGGCTCCGCGCCGGCCACCCCGGAGCGACCGAGATGTCGGCCGGAATGAGCGGAGACCTCGAGACGGCCGTCGGTCACGGATCGACAGTGGTGCGTGTCGGAACGGCCCTTGTGGGGGACCGGCGGATAGCCTCGCAGTAA
- a CDS encoding cell division protein SepF: protein MSAMYRLKAYFGMVPADEMDFVDEPEHYASSRTGHSGHRSDRWAPAGGRFTDPDDYNEYASDSASSFDDGWSGRPAREASRPARAVRAESRLDREPTGLSGHGSGGFSGGSTPPVRGALAMDPESIHATREPVRAERPVAPVPAPSAVPEQRDRTPSAPATITTLQPRSYNEARTIGERYRDGVPVIMNLTELDDAAAKRLVDFAAGLAFALRGSIDKVTSRVFLLTPADIEVSADDARRIAERGSFRQD from the coding sequence ATGAGCGCGATGTACCGGCTCAAGGCCTACTTCGGCATGGTTCCTGCCGACGAGATGGACTTCGTGGACGAGCCGGAGCACTACGCCTCGTCCCGGACCGGCCACAGTGGGCACCGCAGCGACCGCTGGGCGCCCGCCGGAGGGCGGTTCACCGATCCCGACGACTACAACGAGTACGCGTCGGACTCCGCGTCGTCGTTCGACGACGGCTGGTCCGGCCGCCCGGCGCGCGAGGCTTCCCGCCCGGCGCGGGCCGTCCGGGCCGAATCGCGCCTGGACAGGGAGCCCACGGGCCTGTCCGGGCACGGTTCCGGAGGCTTCTCGGGCGGCTCCACGCCGCCCGTCCGGGGCGCTCTGGCGATGGATCCGGAGAGCATCCACGCGACCCGTGAGCCGGTCCGTGCGGAGCGTCCGGTGGCCCCTGTGCCGGCCCCGTCGGCGGTGCCCGAGCAGCGCGACCGGACGCCCTCGGCGCCGGCGACGATCACCACCCTGCAGCCCCGCAGCTACAACGAGGCGCGGACGATCGGCGAGCGCTACCGCGACGGTGTGCCGGTCATCATGAACCTGACCGAACTGGACGACGCGGCCGCAAAACGCCTGGTGGACTTCGCTGCCGGGCTCGCGTTCGCGCTCCGCGGATCGATCGACAAGGTCACCAGCCGGGTGTTCCTCCTCACCCCGGCCGACATCGAGGTGTCGGCCGACGACGCCCGCAGGATCGCCGAGCGCGGGTCTTTCCGGCAGGATTGA
- a CDS encoding YggT family protein, with protein MGDLIRLLIYYVLFFFWLLLAARIVVEMVRTFARQWRPAGGSAVAMEVVFTATDPPVKLLRRVIPVVRIGGVGLDLSIMVLLLVVFILMNVTKPPFPV; from the coding sequence GTGGGTGACCTCATCAGGCTCTTGATCTATTACGTCCTGTTCTTCTTCTGGCTGCTGCTCGCGGCCCGGATCGTCGTGGAGATGGTCCGGACCTTCGCGCGCCAGTGGCGTCCGGCCGGTGGCAGCGCGGTGGCGATGGAGGTCGTCTTCACGGCGACCGACCCTCCCGTCAAGTTGCTGCGGAGAGTGATCCCCGTCGTCCGCATAGGCGGCGTAGGACTGGACCTGTCGATTATGGTGTTGTTGCTTGTGGTGTTCATCCTGATGAACGTCACCAAGCCACCCTTCCCGGTGTGA
- a CDS encoding DivIVA domain-containing protein, whose product MPLTPADVHNVAFSKPPIGKRGYNEDEVDAFLDLVEAELARLIGENDDLRDQVASLEQRLGDAEADLEEARSQPAPAQQTQALQRQEPPMQRAAEAPRMGAGAPAPQLADGGMDGGDHHVQAAKVLGLAQEMADRLTAEAKNEADTMLSDARTKSEQLLSDARTKSDGLVNDARARAETMLNDARTRAETLERQSREKSATLVSDAERKQNEIIGAIQRDKSVLEKKIDELRTFEREYRTRLKTYLESQLRDLEGRGSAAPASDAARSTSNGGYAASGYGQRADTGS is encoded by the coding sequence ATGCCGCTGACGCCCGCCGACGTTCATAACGTCGCGTTCAGCAAACCCCCGATCGGGAAACGGGGGTACAACGAGGACGAGGTCGACGCCTTCCTCGATCTGGTCGAGGCCGAACTGGCCCGGCTGATCGGGGAGAACGACGACCTCCGAGACCAGGTCGCGTCGCTCGAGCAGCGACTCGGCGACGCCGAGGCCGACCTGGAGGAGGCCCGGTCCCAGCCGGCCCCCGCCCAGCAGACCCAGGCGCTCCAGCGCCAGGAGCCTCCGATGCAGCGTGCTGCCGAGGCCCCGCGCATGGGTGCCGGTGCTCCGGCCCCGCAGCTGGCCGACGGCGGCATGGACGGTGGCGACCACCACGTCCAGGCCGCGAAGGTGCTCGGCCTGGCGCAGGAGATGGCCGACCGGCTGACCGCCGAGGCGAAGAACGAGGCCGACACGATGCTGTCGGATGCCCGGACCAAGTCCGAGCAGCTCCTCTCCGACGCCCGGACCAAGTCCGACGGCCTGGTCAACGACGCACGTGCGCGTGCCGAGACCATGCTCAACGACGCCCGGACGCGCGCCGAGACTCTCGAGCGCCAGTCCCGGGAGAAGTCCGCGACGCTGGTCAGCGACGCGGAACGCAAGCAGAACGAGATCATCGGCGCCATCCAGCGGGACAAGTCCGTGCTGGAGAAGAAGATCGATGAGCTCCGTACGTTCGAGCGCGAGTACCGCACCCGGCTCAAGACCTACCTGGAGTCCCAGCTCCGGGACCTCGAGGGTCGTGGGTCCGCGGCACCGGCCTCGGACGCCGCACGGTCCACCTCGAACGGCGGATACGCCGCGTCGGGGTACGGCCAGAGGGCGGACACCGGGAGCTGA
- a CDS encoding IS481 family transposase → MVHGNAPLSPTGRLRLARCVVDEGWPLRRAAERFQVAVNTAARWSQRYRIGGAAVADRSSRPHYSPSRTATRRERRIVSMRVSRRWGPARIGYRLGIAPSTVHRVLVRYRVPRLADLDRATGRPIRTRRPRRYEHDAPGDLVHVDIKKLGNIPDGGGHRVLGRARGKRIRTRGVGYSYLHNAVDDHSRLAYTEVLPDERAETAVAFWARAQAFFTASGISVSRVLTDNGACYRSHPWRDLLRDNDIVHKRTRPYRPQTNGKVERFNRTLLDEWAYARPYQRESDRRADLAGWLHHYNHHRGHTALQGLPPASRVPNLTGQNS, encoded by the coding sequence GTGGTCCACGGTAACGCCCCGCTGTCCCCGACCGGCCGGCTACGTCTGGCCCGTTGTGTGGTCGATGAGGGCTGGCCGCTGCGCCGGGCCGCGGAGCGGTTCCAGGTCGCTGTGAACACCGCCGCCCGCTGGTCACAGCGTTACCGCATCGGCGGTGCGGCGGTTGCGGACCGGTCGAGCCGCCCGCATTACAGCCCGTCGCGGACCGCGACGCGGCGGGAACGGCGGATCGTGTCGATGCGGGTGAGCAGGCGGTGGGGCCCGGCCCGGATCGGCTACCGGCTCGGGATCGCCCCGTCGACGGTGCATCGGGTCCTGGTCCGCTACCGGGTCCCGCGCCTGGCCGATCTCGATCGCGCCACCGGGCGCCCGATCCGCACCCGCCGGCCCCGCCGCTACGAGCACGACGCGCCCGGGGACCTGGTGCACGTCGATATCAAGAAGCTGGGCAACATCCCCGACGGCGGCGGGCACCGGGTTCTGGGCCGAGCCCGCGGCAAACGGATCCGGACCCGCGGGGTCGGCTACAGCTACCTGCACAACGCCGTTGACGATCACTCCCGCCTGGCCTACACCGAGGTCCTGCCCGACGAACGGGCCGAGACCGCGGTTGCGTTCTGGGCCCGCGCCCAGGCGTTCTTCACCGCCTCAGGGATCAGCGTGTCCCGGGTGCTGACCGACAACGGCGCCTGCTACCGGTCCCACCCGTGGCGCGATCTATTGCGCGACAACGACATCGTCCACAAACGGACCCGGCCCTACCGTCCTCAGACGAACGGGAAGGTGGAGCGGTTCAACCGGACCCTGCTCGACGAATGGGCCTACGCCCGCCCCTACCAGCGCGAATCCGACCGGCGAGCAGACCTCGCCGGCTGGCTGCATCACTACAATCACCACCGCGGACACACCGCCCTCCAGGGCCTCCCACCCGCCAGCCGCGTCCCCAACCTCACTGGGCAGAACAGCTAG
- the ileS gene encoding isoleucine--tRNA ligase: protein MNDPNPSGYPAVDAHPSFPDAERETLRAWDADDTFRASIDQRPAGTNGDNEYVFYDGPPFANGLPHYGHLLTGYVKDVVPRYRTMRGRRVERRFGWDTHGMPAEVETEHQLGIKHKSEIDQMGVAAFNEACRTSVLRYTGEWRDYVTRQARWVDFDNDYKTLDLDYMESVIWAFKSLWDKGWVYSGFRVLWYCWRCETPLSATETKMDDVYLDRQDPAVTVGLRLNAPHCEDLDGALALIWTTTPWTLPSNLAVAVNPDVDYVVVEANGERWVLAEARVAAYARELGEEPRMLARMKGSDIVGSEYTPPFDFFVGRENAHQVLAADYVTTEDGTGLVHIAPAFGEEDKEVTDAAGIETVVPVDTRGEFTTEVPPYTGMQVFDANPQIIRDLRDGTSPHVQGVLLRHETYDHPYPHCWRCGNPLIQRAVDSWFVQVTAFRDRMVELNQQIDWTPANVRDGQFGKWLEGARDWAISRNRYWGSPIPVWVSDDPRYPRTDVYGSLDELERDFGVRPTDLHRPYVDELTRPNPDDPTGASTMRRVPEVLDCWFESGSMPFAQVHYPFENADWFEFHYPGDFIVEYNGQTRGWFYTLHVLATALFDRPSFRSCVAHGIVLGDDGAKMSKSRRNYPDVNEVFDRDGSDAMRWFLMASPILRGGNLIVTEQGIREGVRQAILPLWNTWYFLSLYAGAAGRTGTTRFDSTHVLDRYVLAKTADLVDRVTEAMDVYDIAGACDTIRDHAEVLTNWYVRRSRDRFWAGDADAIDTLHTVLETTCRVAAPLLPLTAEKIWQGLTGGRSVHLTDWPGGPDPQSTSTVERAALPHDSALVTAMDRVRQVASGALSLRKSSKVRVRQPLPTLTVAAADAATLEPFVDLLRDEVNVRDVALTDDVAGHGRFELAVNARAAGPRLGGDVQKCIRAVKAGDWTANPDGTVTAGGIDLVEGEFTEKLVAQDPEHTASLPGNSGLVVLDTTITPELAAEGTARDVVRVVQQARREAGLEVSDRIGLTLSGPDAVLDAVRTHEAFVAGEVLATSVGYGEGTSASSGQVVAPDGTSVTVQAEVTRA from the coding sequence GTGAACGACCCGAACCCGTCCGGCTATCCGGCCGTCGACGCGCACCCGTCCTTCCCCGACGCCGAGCGCGAGACCCTGCGCGCCTGGGACGCCGACGACACGTTCCGCGCCTCGATCGATCAGCGCCCCGCCGGCACGAACGGCGACAACGAGTACGTCTTCTACGACGGCCCCCCGTTCGCCAACGGCCTCCCGCACTACGGGCACCTGCTGACCGGCTACGTGAAGGACGTCGTCCCGCGCTACCGCACGATGCGCGGGCGCCGGGTCGAGCGGCGCTTCGGCTGGGACACCCACGGCATGCCCGCCGAGGTCGAGACCGAGCACCAGCTCGGCATCAAGCACAAGTCCGAGATCGACCAGATGGGTGTGGCCGCGTTCAACGAGGCCTGCCGCACCTCGGTCCTGCGCTACACCGGCGAGTGGCGCGACTACGTCACCCGCCAGGCGCGCTGGGTCGACTTCGACAACGACTACAAGACGCTCGACCTGGACTACATGGAGAGCGTGATCTGGGCCTTCAAGTCCCTGTGGGACAAGGGCTGGGTCTACTCCGGTTTCCGGGTGCTCTGGTACTGCTGGCGCTGCGAGACGCCGCTGAGCGCCACCGAGACCAAGATGGACGACGTCTACCTCGACCGCCAGGACCCGGCCGTCACCGTGGGGCTGCGACTGAACGCGCCGCACTGCGAGGACCTCGACGGCGCGCTCGCCCTGATCTGGACGACGACGCCGTGGACGCTGCCGTCGAACCTGGCGGTGGCCGTCAACCCCGACGTGGACTACGTCGTCGTCGAGGCGAACGGCGAGCGCTGGGTGCTCGCCGAGGCCCGGGTCGCCGCGTACGCCCGTGAGCTGGGCGAGGAGCCGCGGATGCTGGCCCGGATGAAGGGGTCGGACATCGTGGGGTCCGAGTACACCCCGCCGTTCGACTTCTTCGTCGGTCGCGAGAACGCCCACCAGGTGCTCGCCGCGGACTACGTCACCACCGAGGACGGCACCGGCCTGGTGCACATCGCCCCCGCGTTCGGTGAGGAGGACAAGGAGGTCACCGACGCGGCCGGGATCGAGACGGTCGTACCGGTCGACACCCGCGGCGAGTTCACCACCGAGGTCCCGCCCTACACCGGCATGCAGGTCTTCGACGCGAACCCGCAGATCATCCGCGACCTGCGCGACGGCACGTCGCCGCACGTCCAGGGCGTCCTGCTCCGCCACGAGACCTACGACCACCCGTACCCGCACTGCTGGCGTTGCGGCAACCCGCTGATCCAGCGCGCCGTCGACTCCTGGTTCGTGCAGGTGACGGCGTTCCGGGACCGGATGGTCGAGCTCAACCAGCAGATCGACTGGACGCCGGCGAACGTCCGCGACGGCCAGTTCGGCAAGTGGCTCGAAGGTGCCCGGGACTGGGCGATCTCGCGCAACCGCTACTGGGGCAGCCCGATCCCGGTGTGGGTCTCCGACGACCCGCGCTACCCACGCACCGACGTCTACGGCTCGCTCGACGAGCTCGAGCGCGACTTCGGCGTGCGCCCGACCGACCTGCACCGGCCCTACGTCGACGAGCTGACCCGCCCGAACCCGGACGACCCCACCGGCGCGAGCACCATGCGCCGGGTGCCGGAGGTGCTCGACTGCTGGTTCGAGTCGGGCTCGATGCCGTTCGCGCAGGTGCACTACCCGTTCGAGAACGCGGACTGGTTCGAGTTCCACTACCCGGGCGACTTCATCGTCGAGTACAACGGCCAGACCCGCGGCTGGTTCTACACGCTGCACGTGCTGGCCACGGCGTTGTTCGACCGGCCCTCGTTCCGCAGCTGCGTCGCGCACGGCATCGTGCTCGGCGACGACGGCGCGAAGATGTCGAAGTCGCGCCGCAACTACCCGGACGTCAACGAGGTGTTCGACCGCGACGGCTCCGACGCGATGCGCTGGTTCCTGATGGCGAGCCCCATCCTGCGTGGCGGGAACCTGATCGTCACCGAGCAGGGCATCCGCGAGGGGGTGCGCCAGGCGATCCTGCCGCTGTGGAACACCTGGTACTTCCTGTCGCTCTACGCCGGAGCGGCCGGGCGGACCGGGACGACGCGGTTCGACTCCACGCACGTCCTCGACCGGTACGTCCTGGCCAAGACCGCCGACCTGGTCGACCGGGTCACCGAGGCGATGGACGTCTACGACATCGCCGGGGCCTGCGACACGATCCGCGACCACGCCGAGGTGCTGACCAACTGGTACGTGCGCCGTTCCCGGGACCGGTTCTGGGCCGGCGACGCGGACGCGATCGACACCCTGCACACCGTGCTGGAGACGACGTGCCGGGTGGCCGCGCCATTGCTGCCGCTCACCGCGGAGAAGATCTGGCAGGGCCTGACCGGCGGCCGTTCGGTGCACCTCACCGACTGGCCGGGCGGACCGGACCCCCAGTCGACGTCGACGGTGGAGCGTGCCGCGCTGCCGCACGACTCCGCGCTGGTCACGGCCATGGACCGGGTCCGTCAGGTCGCCTCCGGTGCGTTGTCGCTGCGCAAGTCGTCGAAGGTCCGGGTGCGCCAGCCGCTCCCGACGCTGACGGTGGCCGCGGCCGACGCGGCGACGCTGGAGCCGTTCGTCGACCTGCTGCGCGACGAGGTCAACGTCCGCGACGTGGCGCTGACCGACGACGTGGCCGGGCACGGCCGGTTCGAGCTGGCCGTCAACGCCCGCGCCGCCGGCCCACGCCTGGGCGGTGACGTGCAGAAGTGCATCAGGGCCGTGAAGGCCGGTGACTGGACGGCGAACCCGGACGGCACCGTCACCGCGGGCGGCATCGACCTGGTCGAGGGCGAGTTCACCGAGAAGCTGGTGGCCCAGGACCCGGAACACACCGCGTCGCTGCCGGGCAACAGCGGCCTGGTCGTGCTGGACACCACGATCACCCCCGAGCTGGCCGCCGAGGGCACCGCCCGCGACGTCGTCCGGGTCGTGCAGCAGGCCCGTCGCGAGGCGGGCCTCGAGGTGAGCGACCGGATCGGGCTGACCCTGTCCGGGCCGGACGCGGTCCTCGACGCGGTCCGCACGCACGAGGCGTTCGTCGCCGGTGAGGTGCTGGCGACCTCGGTCGGCTACGGCGAGGGCACCTCCGCCTCGTCCGGGCAGGTCGTGGCGCCGGACGGCACGTCGGTCACCGTGCAGGCCGAGGTGACCAGGGCCTGA
- a CDS encoding LysR family transcriptional regulator translates to MIDLRRVQVLRVVHHLGTVTAAAGSLHLTPSAVSQQLRVLAREVGVELLVPEGRGVRLTPAAHTLIRHADELAARWETARAEVADEAGWTGGVLRVSGFPSSLDMVVAPAVADLRVREPRLDVTITELETAEAFDRVLAGDVDVAVIVPNIDGPPTEDPRFEQAALLDEPQDLLVPAGHRLAREPETTLDAAADDPWVLAAPGSCDQYELALVACAAAGFRPTVAHEVREWAAVASLVSYGFGVALVPRFVRIPGELPVVRIPLRDGPTPRRRLLTCVRRGSAGRPPIALGLSALAAAAASLTAEYGERHVSAAES, encoded by the coding sequence ATGATTGATCTGCGACGGGTGCAGGTGCTGCGCGTCGTGCATCACCTCGGCACCGTGACCGCGGCCGCGGGATCGCTGCACCTCACGCCGTCCGCGGTGTCGCAGCAGCTGCGTGTGCTGGCCCGCGAGGTGGGGGTGGAGCTGCTGGTCCCGGAGGGGCGCGGGGTCCGGCTCACCCCGGCCGCGCACACCCTGATCCGGCACGCCGACGAGCTCGCCGCCCGCTGGGAGACCGCGCGGGCGGAGGTCGCCGACGAGGCCGGGTGGACCGGCGGTGTGCTGCGGGTCAGTGGGTTCCCGTCCAGCCTGGACATGGTGGTCGCCCCGGCCGTGGCCGACCTGCGCGTCCGCGAGCCGCGCCTGGACGTCACGATCACCGAGCTCGAGACGGCCGAGGCGTTCGACCGGGTGCTGGCCGGGGACGTCGACGTCGCCGTGATCGTCCCGAACATCGACGGCCCGCCGACCGAGGATCCGCGCTTCGAGCAGGCGGCGCTGCTCGACGAGCCGCAGGACCTGCTCGTCCCGGCCGGGCACCGGCTGGCGCGGGAGCCGGAGACGACGCTTGACGCCGCGGCCGACGACCCCTGGGTGCTGGCCGCGCCGGGCAGCTGCGACCAGTACGAGCTGGCCCTGGTCGCGTGTGCGGCCGCCGGTTTCCGCCCGACGGTGGCGCACGAGGTGCGGGAGTGGGCGGCCGTGGCGTCGCTGGTCTCGTACGGTTTCGGGGTGGCCCTGGTGCCGCGGTTCGTGCGGATCCCCGGCGAGCTCCCGGTCGTCCGCATCCCGCTGCGCGACGGCCCGACCCCGCGACGACGGCTGCTCACCTGCGTCCGCCGCGGCAGTGCCGGCCGGCCCCCGATCGCTCTCGGACTCTCCGCGCTGGCCGCCGCCGCGGCGAGCCTGACCGCGGAGTACGGCGAGCGGCACGTGAGTGCTGCCGAATCATGA
- a CDS encoding class I SAM-dependent methyltransferase: MGEASRRWAELQSGRGIPPEILAHAPADPWTHDPRDFRAPEVPADTPSRDAGLELLGGGGTVLDVGCGGGDAAFALLGPMTRAVGTDQQADMLEVFAEVARERGVPCATVPGRWPDVASDAGTADVVVSHHVLHNVVDLAPFLTALTTAATRGVVVEMLPEHPMAWLDPLWVRFHDLHRPPSATADDAIAVLVELGVEPEVRHWQRARRHPHDPDWVTRRLCLPPERSGEVDAALAEVPLRRRDAVTLLWRT, from the coding sequence ATGGGTGAGGCGTCGCGGCGGTGGGCGGAGCTGCAGTCCGGGCGGGGGATCCCGCCGGAGATCCTGGCGCACGCCCCGGCCGACCCGTGGACGCACGACCCGCGCGACTTCCGCGCCCCGGAGGTCCCCGCCGACACCCCGTCCCGCGACGCCGGACTGGAGCTGCTGGGCGGTGGCGGCACCGTCCTCGACGTCGGGTGCGGGGGAGGCGACGCCGCGTTCGCCCTGCTCGGACCCATGACACGTGCCGTCGGCACCGACCAGCAGGCGGACATGCTGGAGGTGTTCGCCGAGGTCGCCCGGGAGCGCGGGGTGCCGTGCGCGACGGTGCCCGGGCGGTGGCCGGACGTCGCGTCCGACGCCGGGACCGCCGACGTCGTGGTGAGTCACCACGTACTGCACAACGTCGTCGACCTCGCGCCGTTCCTGACCGCGCTCACCACCGCCGCGACCCGCGGCGTCGTCGTCGAGATGCTGCCCGAGCACCCGATGGCCTGGCTGGACCCGCTCTGGGTGCGCTTCCACGATCTGCACCGACCGCCGTCCGCGACCGCCGACGACGCGATCGCCGTGCTGGTCGAGCTGGGGGTGGAGCCCGAGGTCCGGCACTGGCAGCGCGCCCGGCGCCACCCGCACGACCCGGACTGGGTGACGCGACGGCTGTGCCTGCCCCCGGAGCGCTCCGGTGAGGTCGACGCGGCGCTGGCGGAGGTCCCGCTGCGGCGGCGCGACGCCGTCACGCTGCTCTGGCGCACCTGA
- a CDS encoding potassium/proton antiporter: MGTVSLELVLGVAAGVVLLGVLAVRVSVGLGLPSLLLYLGIGMLLGESALGFQFSDARLTETLGLAALVLILIEGGLTTRWSAVRPALGIGILLSTVSVVVSIGVAGTALHYLLGLDWRVALLWGAVLSSTDAAAVFSVLRGVAVPRRLAGTLELESGMNDAPVVIAVSVLASTEAIGWTTPLLVGYELVAGAVIGAALGFGGGWALRRAALPSTGLYPLAAMAVCVLAYAGGQWAHASGLLATYVCALVLGNVSLPHRGGVVSFAEGTGWLAQIGLFVLLGLYVSPPRLLDAVVPALIAAAVLLLAARPLSVMVAAVPFRMPWREQAFLSWAGLRGAVPIVLALIALVEGGPTYQPLVDVVFVLVVVLTLLQGTTLPWVASLLGVSSRTDTREVEVDAAPLDEVNAELLQVKVPGGSKLHGVYLRQLRLPTGATISLVVRDKAAFTPDGGTRLREGDQLLVVATRDVRESAERRIRAVDRGGALVRWREGDRPD; this comes from the coding sequence GTGGGGACGGTGAGCCTGGAGCTCGTGTTGGGCGTCGCCGCCGGGGTGGTCCTGCTCGGCGTGCTCGCCGTGCGCGTCTCGGTCGGGCTCGGCCTGCCGTCGCTGCTGCTCTACCTGGGCATCGGCATGCTCCTGGGCGAGTCCGCCCTCGGCTTCCAGTTCTCCGACGCCCGCCTCACCGAGACCCTCGGCCTCGCCGCCCTGGTGCTGATCCTGATCGAGGGCGGCCTGACGACCCGCTGGTCGGCGGTCCGCCCGGCGCTGGGCATCGGGATCCTGCTCTCGACGGTGTCGGTCGTGGTCAGCATCGGCGTCGCCGGGACGGCCCTGCACTACCTGCTCGGCCTGGACTGGCGGGTCGCGCTGCTCTGGGGCGCGGTCCTGTCGTCCACCGACGCCGCCGCGGTGTTCAGCGTGCTGCGCGGCGTCGCCGTGCCGCGGCGCCTGGCCGGGACGCTGGAGCTGGAGTCCGGCATGAACGACGCACCGGTCGTCATCGCCGTGTCGGTGCTCGCCTCGACCGAGGCGATCGGCTGGACGACGCCGCTGCTGGTCGGCTACGAGCTCGTCGCCGGGGCGGTGATCGGGGCGGCGCTCGGGTTCGGTGGGGGCTGGGCCCTGCGCCGGGCCGCCCTGCCCTCGACCGGCCTCTACCCGCTGGCCGCGATGGCGGTCTGCGTCCTCGCCTACGCGGGCGGGCAGTGGGCGCACGCGTCCGGGCTGCTCGCCACCTACGTCTGCGCCCTGGTGCTGGGCAACGTCAGCCTGCCGCACCGCGGCGGCGTCGTCTCCTTCGCCGAGGGCACCGGCTGGCTCGCCCAGATCGGTCTGTTCGTGCTGCTCGGGCTCTACGTCAGCCCGCCGCGGCTGCTCGACGCCGTCGTCCCGGCCCTGATCGCCGCCGCGGTGCTGCTGCTGGCCGCGCGGCCGTTGTCGGTGATGGTCGCGGCGGTGCCGTTCCGGATGCCGTGGCGCGAGCAGGCGTTCCTGTCCTGGGCGGGCCTGCGCGGGGCGGTGCCGATCGTGCTCGCGCTGATCGCCCTGGTCGAGGGCGGGCCGACGTACCAGCCCCTGGTCGACGTCGTGTTCGTGCTGGTCGTGGTGCTCACGCTGCTGCAGGGCACGACGCTGCCGTGGGTGGCGAGTCTCCTGGGGGTGTCCTCGCGGACCGACACCCGCGAGGTCGAGGTCGACGCCGCACCCCTGGACGAGGTCAACGCCGAGCTGCTGCAGGTGAAGGTGCCCGGCGGGTCGAAGCTGCACGGGGTGTACCTGCGTCAGCTGCGGCTGCCGACCGGCGCGACGATCAGCCTGGTGGTGCGGGACAAGGCCGCGTTCACCCCGGACGGCGGCACCCGCCTGCGGGAGGGCGACCAGCTGCTCGTCGTCGCCACCCGCGACGTGCGGGAGTCCGCCGAGCGCCGGATCCGCGCGGTCGACCGGGGTGGTGCCCTGGTCCGCTGGCGCGAGGGCGACCGGCCCGACTGA
- the lspA gene encoding signal peptidase II — protein sequence MSSTVARRGVPLLAGIAAAVLVFDVLTKIAAVATLEQRPPLELLGGAVYLVLLRNPGAAWSMATGYTWVLTIVAIVVVGVIIRIARRLASTGWAIGLGLVLGGALGNLIDRFFRSPGPLRGHVVDMVSLFAPDGSVWPVFNVADSSIVCGGILLVVMAVRGIEIDGSRAPGKEERSDG from the coding sequence GTGAGCAGCACCGTCGCCCGGCGCGGCGTCCCGCTGCTGGCCGGGATCGCCGCCGCCGTGCTCGTGTTCGACGTGCTGACCAAGATCGCCGCCGTGGCGACGCTGGAGCAGCGCCCGCCGCTGGAGCTGCTCGGCGGCGCGGTCTATCTGGTGCTCCTGCGCAACCCGGGCGCGGCGTGGTCGATGGCCACCGGCTACACGTGGGTGCTGACGATCGTCGCGATCGTCGTCGTCGGGGTGATCATCCGGATCGCGCGGCGGCTCGCCTCGACCGGCTGGGCGATCGGCCTCGGGCTGGTCCTCGGCGGAGCGCTGGGCAACCTGATCGACCGGTTCTTCCGCTCACCCGGCCCGCTGCGCGGGCACGTGGTGGACATGGTGTCGCTGTTCGCGCCGGACGGGAGCGTCTGGCCGGTGTTCAACGTCGCCGACTCCTCGATCGTCTGCGGCGGGATCCTGCTCGTGGTGATGGCCGTGCGCGGCATCGAGATCGACGGCTCGCGCGCGCCCGGCAAGGAGGAGCGCTCCGATGGGTGA